The following proteins come from a genomic window of Triticum aestivum cultivar Chinese Spring chromosome 6A, IWGSC CS RefSeq v2.1, whole genome shotgun sequence:
- the LOC123131999 gene encoding probable sodium/metabolite cotransporter BASS3, chloroplastic — protein sequence MSVAVVAASSSLPSRYALAHANSHRPLRPLRFISSPPQPCASPASLLRRRRAAAPTTFCSAPSLGRVGWPRREGSAWLLSFSAEADASPSDAEGAVDPSEAVSALLPLVVVATAVAALGNPATFSWVSKELYAPALGGIMLSIGIKLSFDDFALAFKRPVPLSIGYMAQYMLKPLLGVLIARVFRMPSAFFAGFMLTCCVSGAQLSSYASFLGKGDVALSILLTTYSTISSVIVTPILTGLLIGSVVPVNGIAMAKSILQVVLLPVTLGLLLNTYAKPVVNVIQPVMPFVAMVCTSLCIGSPLAINRTMLLSSQGFMLLLPIVTFHIAAFVVGYWVSKLPQLRQEEPVCRTISVCTGMQSSTLAGLLATQFLGISQAVPAACSVVVMAIFGLTLASYWGSGMRIRDLPLRFFPQASADARS from the exons ATGTCCGTCGCCGTggtggccgcctcctcctccctcccctctcGCTACGCACTGGCCCACGCCAACTCGCACCGTCCTCTCCGCCCCCTGCGCTTCATCTCTTCCCCGCCGCAGCCGTGCGCCTCCCCAGCGtccctcctccggcggcggcgggcggcggcgcccaCCACCTTCTGCTCCGCGCCGTCGCTCGGCCGCGTCGGCTGGCCGCGCCGCGAGGGGAGCGCCTGGCTGCTCTCCTTCAGCGCCGAGGCCGATGCCTCCCCGTCGGACGCGGAGGGGGCCGTGGACCCCTCGGAGGCGGTCTCCGCGCTGCTCCCGCTCGTCGTCGTCGCCACGGCCGTCGCCGCCCTCGGCAACCCTGCCACCTTCTCCTG GGTGTCCAAGGAGCTGTACGCACCTGCACTTGGGGGCATTATGCTCTCCATTGGCATCAAACTATCCTTCGACGACTTCGCTCTGGCCTTCAAGAG GCCTGTGCCGCTGTCGATTGGGTACATGGCCCAGTACATGCTGAAGCCGCTGCTGGGGGTGCTAATCGCAAGGGTGTTCCGGATGCCATCAGCCTTCTTCGCGGGTTTCATGCTTACATGCTGTGTCTCGGGTGCGCAGCTTTCGAGCTATGCTAGCTTCCTGGGGAAAGGAGATGTTGCGTTGAGTATTCTGCTCACAACCTACTCCACCATATCTTCGGTGATTGTGACACCTATTCTCACTGGTTTGTTGATTGGTTCAGTGGTTCCGGTTAATGGAATTGCAATGGCGAAATCGATTCTCCAG GTGGTTCTTCTGCCTGTGACACTAGGTCTCCTTCTGAATACCTATGCAAAACCAGTGGTTAATGTCATACAACCAGTGATGCCATTTGTTGCTATGGTGTGCACATCACTCTGTATTGGGAGCCCTCTTGCTATAAATAGGACCATGCTCCTCTCATCACAGGGATTCATGTTACTTCTCCCCATAGTGACTTTCCACATTGCGGCCTTTGTTGTGGGTTACTGGGTTTCCAAGTTGCCTCAGTTGAG GCAAGAAGAACCAGTTTGTAGGACTATATCAGTGTGTACTGGAATGCAGAGCTCCACCCTAGCTGGGCTTCTTGCTACCCAGTTTCTTGGAATTAGTCAGGCAGTTCCTGCAGCATGTTCTGTTGTTGTCATGGCAATATTTGGTTTGACTCTTGCATCGTACTGGGGAAGTGGTATGCGAATAAGGGACCTTCCTTTGAGATTCTTTCCACAAGCTTCCGCTGATGCGAGATCATGA